The Streptomyces aurantiacus genome includes a region encoding these proteins:
- the lon gene encoding endopeptidase La, protein MTLTSAPLTLPVLPLDDEVVLPGMVVPLDLNDADVRAAVEAAQAAVPSSGVSGASKPKVLLVPRIDGTYANTGVLGTVEQVGRLADGDPGVLIRGRGRVRVGAGTTGPGAALWVEGVQVEETVPDPLPGAVTELVKEYKALATSWLKKRGAWQVVDRVQQIDDVSALADNSGYSPFLTTAQKVELLESSDPVARLKLATEQLREHLAEQDVAESIAKDVQEGVDKQQREFLLRRQLDAVRKELRELNGDAEGEESDDYRTRVEAADLPEKVREAALKEVEKLERSSDQSPEGSWIRTWLDTVLEFPWNERTEDEYDIQGAKAVLDAEHAGLDDVKERITEYLAVRKRRNDRGLGVVGGRRGGAVLALVGPPGVGKTSLGESVAHAMGRKFVRVALGGVRDEAEIRGHRRTYVGALPGRVVRAIKEAGSMNPVVLLDEIDKVGSDFRGDPAAALLEVLDPAQNHTFRDHYLEVELDLSDVVFLATANVLEAIPEALLDRMELVRLDGYTEDEKVVIARDHLLPRQLERAGLEEAEVALDESALRKLAGEYTREAGVRNLERSVARLLRKVAAQHELGERELPFTVGADDLRGLIGRPHHVPESAQDPAERRTAVPGVATGLAVTGAGGDVLFVEASLADPETGASGLTLTGQLGDVMKESAQIALSFLRSHGAELELPVADLKDRGVHIHFPAGAVPKDGPSAGVTMTTALASLLSGRLVRTDVAMTGEVSLTGRVLPIGGVKQKLLAAHRAGVTTVVIPKRNEADLDDVPAEVLEKLDVHAVTDVRQVLELALAPATNGAATKVPVAA, encoded by the coding sequence ATGACTTTGACGTCCGCACCGCTCACTCTGCCTGTGCTGCCGCTCGACGACGAGGTCGTGCTGCCCGGCATGGTGGTGCCCCTGGACCTGAACGACGCCGATGTACGCGCCGCCGTGGAGGCCGCCCAGGCCGCCGTGCCTTCCAGTGGTGTCAGTGGGGCAAGCAAGCCGAAGGTGCTGCTTGTTCCACGCATCGACGGCACGTACGCGAACACGGGGGTGCTCGGCACGGTCGAGCAGGTGGGACGGCTCGCCGACGGCGACCCCGGCGTCCTGATCCGTGGCCGCGGCAGGGTGCGCGTCGGCGCCGGTACGACCGGGCCGGGCGCGGCCCTGTGGGTGGAGGGCGTGCAGGTCGAGGAGACCGTGCCCGATCCGCTGCCCGGCGCCGTGACCGAGCTGGTCAAGGAGTACAAGGCGCTGGCCACCAGCTGGCTGAAGAAGCGCGGCGCCTGGCAGGTCGTGGACCGTGTCCAGCAGATCGACGACGTGTCCGCGCTGGCCGACAACTCCGGCTACTCACCGTTCCTGACGACCGCCCAGAAGGTCGAGCTCCTGGAGAGCAGCGACCCGGTGGCCCGGCTGAAGCTCGCCACCGAGCAGCTGCGCGAGCACCTCGCCGAGCAGGACGTCGCCGAGTCCATCGCCAAGGACGTACAGGAGGGCGTGGACAAGCAGCAGCGGGAGTTCCTGCTGCGGCGCCAGCTGGACGCCGTGCGCAAGGAGCTGCGCGAGCTGAACGGCGACGCCGAGGGCGAGGAGTCCGACGACTACCGGACGCGCGTCGAGGCCGCCGACCTCCCCGAGAAGGTCCGTGAGGCCGCGCTCAAGGAGGTCGAGAAGCTGGAGCGCTCCAGCGACCAGTCGCCCGAGGGCTCCTGGATCCGCACGTGGCTCGACACCGTGCTGGAATTTCCGTGGAACGAGCGCACCGAGGACGAGTACGACATCCAGGGCGCCAAGGCGGTCCTGGACGCCGAGCACGCCGGACTGGACGACGTGAAGGAGCGGATCACCGAGTACCTGGCGGTCCGCAAGCGGCGCAACGACCGGGGGCTGGGTGTCGTCGGCGGTCGTCGCGGCGGCGCCGTGCTCGCACTAGTGGGCCCGCCCGGTGTCGGCAAGACCAGCCTCGGCGAGTCCGTCGCGCACGCCATGGGCCGCAAGTTCGTCCGGGTCGCCCTCGGCGGCGTACGGGACGAGGCGGAGATCCGCGGCCACCGGCGTACGTACGTCGGCGCGCTGCCCGGCCGGGTCGTGCGGGCCATCAAGGAGGCCGGGTCCATGAACCCGGTGGTCCTGCTGGACGAGATCGACAAGGTGGGCTCCGACTTCCGCGGCGACCCGGCGGCGGCCCTGCTCGAAGTCCTCGACCCGGCGCAGAACCACACCTTCCGGGACCACTACCTGGAGGTCGAGCTCGACCTGAGCGACGTGGTGTTCCTGGCCACCGCCAACGTGCTGGAGGCCATCCCGGAGGCGCTGCTCGACCGCATGGAACTGGTGCGGCTCGACGGATACACCGAGGACGAGAAGGTCGTCATCGCCCGCGACCACCTGCTGCCGCGCCAGCTGGAGCGGGCCGGTCTGGAGGAGGCCGAGGTCGCCCTGGACGAGAGCGCGCTGCGCAAGCTGGCCGGCGAGTACACCCGCGAGGCGGGCGTCCGGAACCTGGAGCGGTCCGTGGCACGGCTGCTCCGCAAGGTCGCGGCGCAGCACGAGCTGGGCGAGCGGGAGCTGCCGTTCACGGTCGGCGCGGACGATCTGCGCGGGCTGATCGGCAGGCCGCACCACGTGCCCGAGTCCGCCCAGGACCCGGCCGAGCGCCGCACGGCGGTGCCCGGTGTGGCGACGGGACTCGCGGTCACGGGCGCCGGCGGTGACGTCCTCTTCGTGGAGGCGTCGCTGGCCGACCCGGAGACGGGCGCGTCGGGCCTGACCCTCACCGGTCAGCTGGGCGACGTGATGAAGGAGTCGGCGCAGATCGCGCTGTCCTTCCTCCGCTCGCACGGTGCCGAGCTGGAACTGCCCGTCGCCGACCTGAAGGACCGGGGCGTGCACATCCACTTCCCGGCCGGCGCGGTCCCGAAGGACGGCCCGAGCGCGGGTGTCACGATGACGACGGCCCTGGCCTCGCTCCTGTCCGGCCGCCTGGTCCGCACGGACGTGGCGATGACCGGTGAGGTCTCGCTCACCGGCCGGGTCCTCCCGATCGGCGGCGTCAAGCAGAAGCTGCTCGCCGCGCACCGGGCAGGCGTCACCACGGTCGTCATCCCGAAGCGCAACGAGGCCGACCTTGACGACGTCCCGGCCGAGGTCCTGGAGAAGCTCGACGTCCACGCGGTGACGGACGTCCGCCAGGTCCTGGAGCTGGCGCTCGCGCCGGCGACGAACGGCGCGGCGACGAAGGTTCCGGTGGCGGCGTGA
- a CDS encoding GNAT family N-acetyltransferase translates to MNEIVRAWVDGWVVSRGAAPPVAEPWGYTVDVGQEQHVTRHVLGMTQERVEEATVRKVAEAVTGAGVWLKVFAEPARVAPWLGDGWWVDPEPGYLMSAPLTPVPAPPVPDGYRLRTWSRGGVTRVLLADADGAWAARGQIAPTGTTAVADQIETAPAHRRRGLGRFVVRTLAHAAAVRGAETGVLAGTPEGRALYESLGWSVKAGLTSAKFTGRDLAGSQDGD, encoded by the coding sequence GTGAACGAGATCGTGCGGGCCTGGGTGGACGGATGGGTCGTCTCGCGCGGGGCGGCGCCGCCGGTGGCCGAGCCCTGGGGGTACACGGTGGACGTGGGCCAGGAGCAGCACGTCACCCGGCATGTGCTGGGCATGACGCAGGAGCGGGTCGAGGAGGCCACGGTCCGCAAGGTGGCGGAGGCGGTGACCGGGGCCGGCGTGTGGCTCAAGGTGTTCGCGGAGCCCGCCCGCGTCGCACCCTGGCTCGGAGACGGCTGGTGGGTGGACCCCGAGCCCGGGTACCTGATGTCGGCGCCTCTCACCCCGGTTCCCGCGCCGCCCGTGCCGGACGGCTACCGGCTGCGCACCTGGTCCCGGGGCGGCGTCACCCGCGTACTCCTCGCGGACGCGGACGGTGCGTGGGCCGCGCGCGGACAGATCGCCCCGACCGGGACCACGGCGGTCGCCGACCAGATCGAGACGGCACCCGCACACCGGCGCAGGGGCCTGGGCCGGTTCGTCGTGCGGACCCTCGCGCACGCGGCGGCCGTCCGGGGCGCCGAGACCGGCGTCCTGGCGGGGACACCGGAGGGGCGGGCCCTGTACGAGTCGCTGGGGTGGAGCGTGAAGGCGGGGCTGACGAGCGCGAAGTTCACGGGCAGGGACCTCGCGGGTTCCCAGGACGGGGACTGA
- a CDS encoding rhomboid-like protein — protein MERRATGASSDANATDDGAAGPGDGTPAGPDATSAPGPDGAVVRGLDAVPRQRGVVGGGAPAGGRGPRRAVRGSRAREGEPGTGPRRRRARPPRLLPGPTGTPFTFGYAVVLALTSLFTEYADAGVVDRVLQGSSTDVAHLAQSPVHVLVASALWVAGGITSVYVIAFLLVLTALERRIGGWRTAGVFLLGHAVATLATEVPVGLAVLVGHLPESSLHRYDYGISFGVAASVGALAGLLPPLPRWTLLAVAGWMVVGDLIAFTDPLTNWGHLMALALGVAAWPLVRRSRGPAAPAPPAPS, from the coding sequence GTGGAACGGAGAGCGACGGGCGCGTCCTCGGATGCGAACGCCACCGACGACGGCGCGGCCGGGCCGGGCGACGGCACGCCGGCCGGACCGGACGCCACCAGCGCGCCGGGGCCGGACGGTGCCGTCGTGCGCGGGCTCGACGCGGTGCCCCGGCAGCGGGGCGTCGTCGGCGGGGGCGCCCCGGCCGGCGGCCGGGGGCCGCGCCGCGCCGTCCGGGGTTCGCGCGCCAGGGAGGGGGAGCCCGGGACCGGTCCGCGACGGCGTCGCGCGCGGCCCCCGCGCCTGCTCCCCGGTCCCACCGGGACCCCCTTCACCTTCGGGTACGCCGTCGTGCTCGCCCTGACCTCGCTGTTCACCGAGTACGCCGACGCCGGGGTGGTGGACCGGGTGCTCCAGGGGTCGAGCACGGATGTGGCGCACCTGGCGCAGTCCCCGGTGCACGTGCTGGTCGCCAGCGCGCTGTGGGTCGCCGGCGGGATCACCTCGGTGTACGTGATCGCGTTCCTGCTGGTGCTCACCGCGCTGGAGCGGCGGATCGGCGGATGGCGTACAGCGGGTGTCTTCCTGCTGGGGCACGCGGTGGCGACCCTGGCCACCGAAGTACCCGTCGGCCTCGCGGTCCTCGTCGGCCACCTCCCCGAGAGCTCCCTCCACCGCTACGACTACGGCATCAGCTTCGGTGTCGCCGCGAGCGTGGGCGCGCTCGCCGGGCTCCTGCCGCCCCTGCCGCGCTGGACGCTGCTCGCGGTGGCCGGCTGGATGGTCGTCGGCGACCTGATCGCTTTCACGGACCCCCTGACGAACTGGGGCCATCTGATGGCGCTGGCCCTCGGGGTGGCGGCCTGGCCGCTGGTGCGGCGGTCCCGGGGGCCGGCGGCACCGGCTCCGCCCGCCCCGTCCTGA
- a CDS encoding spermidine synthase, which yields MTASYDAPHGSPEVIDRREGPYGEVVLRRHGGVLQIISNGCFLMDTSDGRSERRLVDAALGALDGRTGPEVLIGGLGVGFSLAHAAAEPRWGRISVVERERAVIDWHRAGPLAELSAPALEDPRTEIIEVDLVTYVNETSATYDALCLDIDNGPEWTVTDGNESLYSKAGLAACARVLRPGGVLAVWSANPSPGFARSLRNAGFRRVRTEEIPVARGVPDAVHLAVRPG from the coding sequence ATGACCGCCTCGTACGACGCTCCGCACGGCAGCCCCGAAGTCATCGACCGCCGCGAGGGCCCGTACGGCGAGGTCGTGCTGCGCCGCCACGGCGGAGTGCTGCAGATCATCTCCAACGGCTGTTTCCTCATGGACACCTCCGACGGCCGGTCGGAGAGACGGCTGGTCGACGCCGCGCTCGGCGCGCTGGACGGGCGCACCGGGCCGGAGGTTCTGATCGGCGGCCTCGGCGTCGGCTTCTCCCTCGCACACGCGGCGGCCGAACCGCGCTGGGGCCGGATCTCGGTCGTCGAGCGGGAGCGGGCCGTCATCGACTGGCACCGGGCGGGGCCCCTCGCCGAACTGTCGGCCCCGGCGCTCGAGGATCCGCGGACCGAGATCATCGAGGTCGATCTCGTCACGTACGTCAATGAGACATCCGCCACGTACGACGCGCTGTGCCTCGACATCGACAACGGGCCCGAGTGGACCGTCACGGACGGCAACGAAAGCCTCTACTCGAAGGCCGGACTCGCCGCGTGCGCACGGGTGTTGAGGCCCGGCGGGGTACTCGCTGTTTGGTCGGCCAATCCTTCGCCTGGTTTCGCGCGTAGCTTGCGGAATGCCGGGTTCCGTCGGGTGCGTACCGAAGAGATCCCCGTTGCCCGGGGCGTTCCGGACGCGGTGCATCTCGCGGTAAGGCCTGGATAG
- a CDS encoding response regulator transcription factor: MEQTHTSHNGTAATPGAQRRVLVVEDDPTIVDAIAARLRAEGFLVQTAGDGPAAVDTAEAWQPDLLILDIMLPGFDGLEVCRRVQAARPVPVMMLTARDDETDMLVGLGVGADDYMTKPFSMRELAARVHVLLRRVERAALAASTPRSGILRLGELEIDHAQRRVRVRSEDVHLTPTEFDLLVCLANTPRAVLSREQLLAEVWDWADASGTRTVDSHIKALRRKIGAERIRTVHGVGYALETPTP; the protein is encoded by the coding sequence ATGGAGCAGACACACACCTCGCACAACGGCACGGCGGCCACGCCGGGCGCTCAGCGCCGGGTGCTGGTGGTCGAGGACGATCCCACGATCGTGGACGCCATCGCCGCCCGGCTGCGCGCCGAGGGGTTCCTCGTGCAAACAGCCGGTGACGGACCGGCCGCCGTCGACACGGCCGAAGCGTGGCAGCCCGACCTGCTGATCCTCGACATCATGCTGCCCGGCTTCGACGGCCTCGAGGTCTGCCGCCGGGTCCAGGCGGCCCGTCCGGTGCCGGTGATGATGCTCACCGCCCGCGACGACGAGACGGACATGCTGGTCGGGCTCGGCGTGGGCGCCGACGACTACATGACGAAGCCGTTCTCGATGCGTGAGCTGGCCGCGCGCGTGCACGTGCTGCTGCGCCGGGTGGAGCGGGCCGCGCTGGCCGCGTCCACGCCGCGCTCCGGCATCCTGCGCCTCGGCGAACTGGAGATCGACCACGCGCAGCGCCGGGTACGGGTGCGCAGCGAGGACGTCCACCTCACGCCCACCGAGTTCGACCTGCTGGTCTGCCTGGCGAACACACCGCGTGCGGTGCTCTCGCGCGAGCAGCTGCTCGCCGAGGTGTGGGACTGGGCGGACGCGTCCGGCACCAGGACCGTGGACAGCCACATCAAGGCGCTGCGCCGGAAGATCGGCGCCGAGCGGATCCGTACGGTGCACGGTGTGGGCTACGCGCTGGAGACCCCGACGCCGTAG
- a CDS encoding HAMP domain-containing sensor histidine kinase, translating into MSGLGVPRRSAKAGAGSGSRTGKSPGAGRRSSAVSGTGSGSGSWGDVRPFSIKTKLGTLVVVSVFITTGLLMIAVRTETELRFITVFSMIAALLITQFVAHSLTAPLDEMNTVARGISHGDYTRRVRGADRRDELGDLAQTINRMADDLEAQERQRKELVANVSHELRTPIAGLRAVLENVVDGVSAADPETMRTALKQTERLGRLVETLLDLSRLDNGVVPLRKRRFEVWPYLSGVLKEANMVASARAGIASGSGSHTRTDVHLHLDVSPPELTAHADPERIHQVVANLIDNAVKHSPPHGRVTVKARRGDCPESLDLEVLDEGPGIPRSEWHRVFERFNRGGVVAPHGPGSDGGTGLGLAIARWAVDLHGGRIGVAESQGGCRIQVTLPGVPSLDRLT; encoded by the coding sequence ATGAGCGGTCTCGGCGTGCCACGCAGGAGCGCGAAGGCGGGTGCCGGATCGGGTTCGCGTACGGGCAAGAGCCCGGGTGCCGGCAGGAGATCGAGCGCGGTCTCGGGCACCGGCTCCGGCTCGGGTTCCTGGGGCGACGTACGGCCCTTCTCGATCAAGACGAAACTGGGGACGCTGGTCGTCGTCTCGGTCTTCATCACCACCGGCCTGCTGATGATCGCCGTGCGCACCGAGACGGAGCTGCGCTTCATCACGGTCTTCTCGATGATCGCGGCGCTGCTGATCACCCAGTTCGTGGCGCACTCGCTGACCGCTCCGCTGGACGAGATGAACACCGTCGCGCGGGGCATCTCGCACGGCGACTACACCCGCCGCGTCAGAGGCGCCGACCGCCGCGACGAGCTGGGCGACCTGGCCCAGACGATCAACCGCATGGCGGACGACCTGGAGGCCCAGGAGCGTCAGCGCAAGGAGCTCGTGGCGAACGTCTCGCACGAGCTGCGCACTCCCATCGCGGGCCTGCGGGCGGTCCTGGAGAACGTGGTGGACGGTGTCTCCGCCGCCGACCCCGAGACGATGCGCACGGCCCTGAAGCAGACCGAGCGGCTGGGACGGCTCGTGGAGACGCTCCTCGACCTCTCCCGTCTGGACAACGGCGTCGTGCCGCTGCGCAAGCGCCGCTTCGAGGTGTGGCCGTACCTGTCCGGCGTGCTGAAGGAGGCCAACATGGTGGCCTCCGCGCGCGCGGGCATCGCCTCCGGCTCGGGCAGCCACACGCGGACGGACGTCCATCTGCACCTCGACGTGTCACCGCCCGAGCTGACCGCGCACGCGGACCCGGAGCGGATCCACCAGGTCGTCGCCAACCTCATCGACAACGCGGTCAAGCACAGCCCGCCGCACGGCCGCGTCACGGTGAAGGCCCGGCGCGGCGACTGCCCCGAGTCACTGGACCTCGAAGTGCTGGACGAGGGCCCGGGCATCCCGCGTTCCGAGTGGCACCGGGTCTTCGAGCGATTCAACCGCGGCGGGGTCGTCGCCCCGCACGGTCCGGGCAGTGACGGCGGTACGGGTCTGGGGCTCGCGATCGCCCGCTGGGCGGTCGATCTGCACGGTGGCCGGATCGGCGTGGCCGAATCCCAGGGTGGCTGCCGGATCCAGGTCACTCTTCCGGGAGTGCCTTCGCTGGACAGGTTGACGTAG
- a CDS encoding multifunctional oxoglutarate decarboxylase/oxoglutarate dehydrogenase thiamine pyrophosphate-binding subunit/dihydrolipoyllysine-residue succinyltransferase subunit: MSPQSPSNSSISTEDQAGKNPAAAFGPNEWLVDEIYQQYLQDPNSVDRAWWDFFADYKPGGVAASAPAGTAAAGAAGTTTPAKAAPAAPAAPPAQAQAAPAQAAPAAAQPAPAAPAKAAAPAAAPPAQAKPAPAKPAAAKAAPASETHEGPEYVTLRGPSAAVAKNMNASIEVPTATSVRAVPVKLLFDNRIVINNHLKRARGGKISFTHLIGYAMVQAIKAMPSMNYSFTEKDGKPTLVKPEHINFGLAIDLVKPNGDRQLVVAGIKKAETLNFFEFWQAYEDIVRRARDGKLTMDDFSGVTVSLTNPGGLGTVHSVPRLMPGQSVIMGVGSMDYPAEFQGTSQDTLNKLGIAKVMTLTSTYDHRVIQGAASGEFLRVVANYLLGENGFYDEIFEALRIPYEPVRWLKDIDASHDDDVTKAARVFELIHSYRVRGHVMADTDPLEYRQRKHPDLDITEHGLTLWDLEREFAVGGFAGKSLMKLRDILGVLRDSYCRTTGVEFMHIQDPKQRRWIQDRIERSHSKPEREEQLRILRRLNAAEAFETFLQTKYVGQKRFSLEGGESVIPLLDAVLDSAAESRLDEVVIGMAHRGRLNVLANIVGKSYAQIFREFEGNLDPKSMHGSGDVKYHLGAEGVFTGLDGEQIKVSLAANPSHLEAVDPILEGIARAKQDIINKGGTDFTVLPVALHGDAAFAGQGVVAETLNMSQLRGYRTGGTVHVVINNQVGFTAAPESSRSSMYATDVARMIEAPIFHVNGDDPEAVVRVARLAFEFRQAFNKDVVIDLICYRRRGHNESDNPAFTQPLMYDLIDKKRSVRKLYTESLIGRGDITLEEAEQALQDYQGQLEKVFTEVREAASAPSEAHTPDVKPEFPVAVTTAVSQEVVKRIAESQVNIPERVTVHPRLLPQLQRRASMVEDGTIDWGMGETLAIGSLLLEGTPVRLSGQDSRRGTFGQRHAVLIDRETGEDFTPLQYLSDEQARYNCYDSLLSEYAAMGFEYGYSLARPESLVLWEAQFGDFVNGAQTVVDEFISSAEQKWGQTSGVTLLLPHGYEGQGPDHSSARPERFLQMCAQNNMTVAMPTLPSNYFHLLRWQVHNPHHKPLVVFTPKSMLRLKAAASKAEEFTTGGFRPVIGDASVDPAAVKKVVFTAGKVYYDLDGERQKRGITDTAVIRIERLYPLPGAELQAEIAKYPNAEKYLWAQEEPANQGAWPFIALNLIDHLDLAVGADVPHGERLRRISRPASSSPAVGSAKRHQAEQEQLVREVFEA; the protein is encoded by the coding sequence GTGTCGCCACAGTCCCCCAGTAACTCGAGCATCTCGACCGAGGACCAGGCCGGGAAGAACCCCGCCGCCGCGTTCGGTCCGAACGAGTGGCTCGTCGATGAGATCTATCAGCAGTACCTCCAGGATCCGAACTCGGTGGACCGAGCCTGGTGGGACTTCTTCGCCGACTACAAGCCGGGCGGCGTAGCCGCGTCGGCTCCGGCGGGTACCGCCGCCGCGGGGGCCGCGGGCACCACCACCCCGGCGAAGGCGGCTCCGGCCGCTCCCGCCGCGCCCCCGGCTCAGGCCCAGGCCGCTCCGGCCCAGGCCGCACCCGCGGCCGCGCAGCCCGCGCCCGCCGCGCCGGCGAAGGCGGCCGCACCGGCCGCCGCCCCTCCGGCTCAGGCGAAGCCCGCTCCGGCCAAGCCCGCCGCCGCGAAGGCCGCGCCCGCGTCCGAGACCCACGAGGGTCCCGAGTACGTGACGCTGCGGGGCCCGAGCGCCGCGGTCGCGAAGAACATGAACGCCTCCATCGAGGTGCCCACGGCGACGTCCGTGCGCGCCGTCCCGGTGAAGCTGCTCTTCGACAACCGCATCGTCATCAACAACCACCTGAAGCGTGCCCGGGGCGGGAAGATCTCCTTCACCCACCTCATCGGGTACGCGATGGTGCAGGCCATCAAGGCCATGCCGTCCATGAACTACTCCTTCACGGAGAAGGACGGCAAGCCGACCCTGGTCAAGCCGGAGCACATCAACTTCGGCCTCGCCATCGACCTGGTGAAGCCCAACGGCGACCGCCAGCTGGTCGTCGCGGGCATCAAGAAGGCCGAGACGCTGAACTTCTTCGAGTTCTGGCAGGCCTACGAGGACATCGTCCGCCGCGCCCGTGACGGCAAGCTGACGATGGACGACTTCTCGGGTGTCACGGTCTCGCTGACCAACCCGGGCGGCCTCGGCACCGTCCACTCGGTCCCGCGTCTGATGCCCGGACAGTCGGTCATCATGGGCGTCGGCTCGATGGACTACCCGGCGGAGTTCCAGGGCACCTCCCAGGACACCCTGAACAAGCTCGGCATCGCGAAGGTCATGACGCTCACGTCGACCTACGACCACCGGGTCATCCAGGGCGCCGCGTCGGGCGAGTTCCTCCGCGTCGTCGCGAACTACCTCCTCGGTGAGAACGGCTTCTACGACGAGATCTTCGAGGCCCTGCGCATTCCGTACGAGCCGGTCCGCTGGCTCAAGGACATCGACGCCTCGCACGACGACGACGTCACGAAGGCCGCCCGCGTCTTCGAGCTGATCCACTCCTACCGGGTCCGCGGCCACGTCATGGCCGACACCGACCCGCTGGAGTACCGCCAGCGCAAGCACCCCGACCTGGACATCACGGAGCACGGGCTCACCCTGTGGGACCTGGAGCGCGAGTTCGCGGTCGGCGGTTTCGCGGGCAAGTCCCTGATGAAGCTGCGCGACATCCTCGGCGTGCTGCGCGACTCGTACTGCCGCACCACGGGCGTCGAGTTCATGCACATCCAGGACCCGAAGCAGCGCCGGTGGATCCAGGACCGTATCGAGCGCTCGCACTCCAAGCCGGAGCGCGAGGAGCAGCTGCGCATCCTGCGCCGGCTGAACGCGGCGGAGGCCTTCGAGACCTTCCTGCAGACGAAGTACGTCGGCCAGAAGCGCTTCTCCCTGGAGGGCGGCGAGTCCGTCATCCCGCTGCTCGACGCGGTCCTCGACAGCGCCGCGGAGTCCCGGCTGGACGAGGTCGTCATCGGTATGGCCCACCGCGGCCGGCTGAACGTCCTCGCGAACATCGTCGGCAAGTCGTACGCGCAGATCTTCCGGGAGTTCGAGGGCAACCTCGACCCGAAGTCGATGCACGGCTCCGGTGACGTCAAGTACCACCTGGGCGCCGAGGGCGTCTTCACGGGCCTGGACGGTGAGCAGATCAAGGTCTCGCTGGCCGCCAACCCCTCGCACCTGGAGGCGGTCGACCCGATCCTGGAGGGCATCGCCCGCGCCAAGCAGGACATCATCAACAAGGGCGGCACGGACTTCACGGTCCTGCCGGTCGCCCTGCACGGTGACGCGGCCTTCGCGGGCCAGGGCGTGGTGGCCGAGACCCTGAACATGTCGCAACTGCGGGGTTACCGCACCGGCGGCACGGTCCACGTGGTCATCAACAACCAGGTCGGCTTCACCGCGGCGCCCGAGTCCTCGCGTTCGTCCATGTACGCCACCGACGTGGCCCGCATGATCGAGGCCCCGATCTTCCACGTGAACGGCGACGACCCGGAGGCCGTGGTCCGCGTCGCGCGGCTCGCCTTCGAGTTCCGCCAGGCGTTCAACAAGGACGTGGTGATCGACCTCATCTGCTACCGCCGCCGCGGTCACAACGAGTCCGACAACCCGGCCTTCACCCAGCCGCTGATGTACGACCTGATCGACAAGAAGCGCTCGGTGCGCAAGCTCTACACCGAGTCGCTGATCGGCCGGGGCGACATCACGCTGGAGGAGGCCGAGCAGGCGCTGCAGGACTACCAGGGCCAGCTCGAGAAGGTCTTCACCGAGGTCCGCGAGGCGGCGTCCGCGCCGTCCGAGGCGCACACCCCGGACGTGAAGCCCGAGTTCCCGGTGGCGGTCACCACGGCCGTCTCCCAGGAGGTCGTCAAGCGGATCGCCGAGTCCCAGGTCAACATCCCCGAGCGTGTCACCGTCCACCCGCGCCTGCTGCCCCAGTTGCAGCGCCGCGCGTCGATGGTCGAGGACGGCACGATCGACTGGGGCATGGGCGAGACGCTCGCGATCGGTTCCCTGCTCCTGGAGGGCACTCCGGTGCGCCTCTCGGGCCAGGACTCCCGCCGCGGCACGTTCGGCCAGCGCCACGCGGTCCTCATCGACCGGGAGACGGGCGAGGACTTCACCCCGCTCCAGTACCTCTCGGACGAGCAGGCCCGCTACAACTGCTACGACTCGCTCCTGTCCGAGTACGCGGCGATGGGCTTCGAGTACGGCTACTCGCTGGCGCGTCCCGAGTCCCTCGTGCTGTGGGAGGCGCAGTTCGGCGACTTCGTCAACGGCGCCCAGACGGTCGTGGACGAGTTCATCTCGTCGGCGGAGCAGAAGTGGGGCCAGACGTCCGGCGTCACGCTGCTCCTCCCGCACGGCTACGAGGGCCAGGGCCCGGACCACTCGTCCGCCCGCCCGGAGCGCTTCCTGCAGATGTGCGCGCAGAACAACATGACGGTCGCCATGCCGACGCTCCCGTCGAACTACTTCCACCTCCTGCGGTGGCAGGTGCACAACCCGCACCACAAGCCGCTGGTGGTCTTCACCCCGAAGTCGATGCTCCGTCTGAAGGCGGCCGCGTCGAAGGCGGAGGAGTTCACGACGGGCGGCTTCCGTCCGGTCATCGGGGACGCCTCGGTGGACCCGGCGGCGGTGAAGAAGGTCGTCTTCACGGCGGGCAAGGTCTACTACGACCTCGACGGGGAGCGCCAGAAGCGCGGCATCACGGACACGGCCGTCATCCGCATCGAGCGCCTGTACCCCCTCCCGGGTGCCGAGCTCCAGGCGGAGATCGCCAAGTACCCGAACGCCGAGAAGTACCTGTGGGCCCAGGAGGAGCCGGCGAACCAGGGCGCGTGGCCGTTCATCGCGCTCAACCTCATCGACCACCTGGACCTGGCGGTCGGCGCGGACGTCCCCCACGGGGAGCGGCTGCGGCGCATCTCGCGTCCGGCCAGCTCGTCCCCGGCCGTGGGCTCCGCCAAGCGCCACCAGGCCGAGCAGGAGCAGCTCGTCCGCGAGGTGTTCGAGGCCTGA